A window from Bacteroidota bacterium encodes these proteins:
- a CDS encoding DUF4920 domain-containing protein: MKRILLAAAVLTFSFSINAQDAPSAKPGVVFGEVTEKGTAVSTNEIESKMVDNKYEGKIKGKVVEVCKAMGCWAKLQKEDGSTIMIKVKDHEFAMPLDIVGKVVVAEGSAQVKETSVNMLKHYAEDAGKSKEEIEKIKEPKKEVLMTVKGVKVIE; this comes from the coding sequence ATGAAAAGAATTTTGCTTGCAGCAGCCGTGCTGACTTTTTCCTTCAGCATCAATGCACAGGATGCTCCATCTGCTAAGCCGGGTGTAGTATTTGGCGAGGTTACTGAAAAAGGTACCGCTGTCTCTACCAACGAAATAGAATCTAAAATGGTAGATAATAAATACGAAGGAAAAATAAAGGGCAAAGTGGTTGAGGTTTGTAAAGCAATGGGTTGCTGGGCAAAACTCCAGAAAGAGGATGGCAGCACGATTATGATAAAAGTAAAAGATCATGAATTTGCAATGCCGCTGGATATTGTTGGTAAAGTGGTAGTGGCCGAAGGCTCCGCCCAGGTAAAAGAAACTTCTGTAAATATGCTGAAGCACTACGCAGAAGATGCAGGTAAAAGCAAAGAAGAAATTGAAAAAATAAAAGAACCCAAGAAAGAAGTGCTGATGACAGTGAAAGGTGTTAAAGTAATTGAATAA
- a CDS encoding methylglyoxal synthase produces MDKRNLNSCKRIALVAHDHKKDEIIEWAIFNKTTLTKHRLYATGTTGTLLENALDQSITKLLSGPLGGDQQIGAMIAEGKLDVLIFFWDPMEAQPHDPDIKALLRVAATWNIPIACDRSTADFILTSPLMQEEYEAILPDYSAYLKRKI; encoded by the coding sequence ATGGATAAAAGAAATCTGAACAGTTGTAAACGAATTGCACTTGTGGCGCATGATCATAAAAAGGACGAAATTATTGAATGGGCAATTTTCAATAAAACAACGCTGACTAAGCACAGGCTCTATGCGACAGGTACTACAGGCACACTTTTAGAGAATGCGCTTGATCAATCCATTACAAAACTATTAAGTGGTCCACTTGGTGGCGATCAGCAGATAGGCGCCATGATTGCTGAAGGCAAACTTGATGTATTGATATTTTTCTGGGATCCGATGGAAGCACAGCCCCATGACCCGGATATAAAAGCATTGCTACGGGTAGCTGCGACCTGGAATATCCCGATTGCCTGCGATCGTTCAACAGCCGATTTTATTTTAACATCGCCACTGATGCAGGAAGAATATGAAGCTATATTGCCGGATTATTCCGCTTATCTGAAAAGAAAAATCTGA
- a CDS encoding YceI family protein yields MKKTVLTLSIAITSLIAIAQKKTTTSATVGFDASTSIDNLPKAENKTAIAAIDQAKNTIQFEAAIKSFAFSNPKIQEHFNQKSWMNSDEFPKATFNGVITNPGAVNFKKDGTYTVNVEGDLSIKGKSQKVTTPATIVVEGKKLKASASFSIKLADYEIDGQPISAGKVSKEPKITVSAELN; encoded by the coding sequence ATGAAAAAAACAGTTTTAACCCTTTCGATCGCTATAACATCTCTTATTGCTATTGCTCAGAAAAAAACAACAACTTCAGCAACCGTTGGATTCGATGCATCCACGTCGATTGATAACTTGCCCAAAGCAGAAAATAAAACGGCTATTGCCGCTATTGACCAGGCAAAAAACACTATCCAGTTTGAAGCTGCCATTAAAAGCTTTGCATTTTCAAATCCCAAAATACAGGAACATTTCAATCAGAAGAGCTGGATGAATTCTGACGAATTCCCCAAAGCAACTTTTAATGGTGTGATAACAAATCCTGGCGCAGTAAACTTTAAAAAAGACGGGACTTATACAGTGAATGTAGAAGGCGACCTGAGTATAAAAGGGAAATCACAAAAAGTAACAACACCAGCAACAATTGTTGTGGAAGGAAAAAAATTGAAAGCATCTGCATCTTTCAGCATTAAACTGGCGGATTATGAAATTGACGGACAACCGATTTCTGCCGGTAAGGTTTCAAAAGAACCTAAAATCACAGTATCAGCCGAACTGAATTAA
- a CDS encoding divalent metal cation transporter, with product MATSAIGPGFLTQTSKFTGELMASMGFVILISVILDLGAQMNIWRIVTMSENRAQDLSNKVIPGLGYFLAVLIAGGGLVFNIGNIAGCGLGLNVLTGISAETGAIISCVIALGIFWYKEAGLLIDNFSKLLGILMIGLTLYVAFKSHPPVGEALYRTFWPEKIDVMKIVTLVGGTVGGYISFAGAHRLLDAGIKGKRNLPQVTQSSLSGIFITATMRFILFLAALGVVAGGATLATGNPAASVFQFAAGDIGYKFFGVVIWCAAITSVVGASYTSVSFWKTLVPAVSKNEKLIISGFIVLSTIVFIIEGNPVNLLIKAGAINGIILPIGLAVILLAATKSSLMKGYKHPTWLQVFGWLVVAVMSWMSFETIRQMLGK from the coding sequence ATGGCAACTTCCGCCATTGGTCCCGGCTTTCTTACTCAAACCTCAAAATTTACAGGAGAATTGATGGCAAGCATGGGTTTCGTCATCCTTATTTCAGTAATACTGGATTTAGGCGCCCAAATGAACATATGGCGGATTGTAACCATGAGTGAAAACCGGGCACAAGACTTATCCAACAAAGTAATTCCGGGTCTTGGCTATTTTTTAGCAGTATTAATTGCCGGAGGCGGTTTGGTTTTTAATATCGGGAACATTGCGGGCTGTGGTTTGGGCTTAAATGTATTGACGGGAATAAGTGCTGAAACTGGGGCTATTATCAGTTGTGTGATTGCATTGGGTATCTTTTGGTATAAAGAAGCAGGATTACTGATTGATAATTTTTCAAAACTGCTGGGAATATTAATGATTGGCCTTACACTTTATGTTGCTTTCAAATCACATCCTCCTGTTGGAGAAGCTTTATACAGAACTTTCTGGCCAGAGAAAATTGATGTAATGAAAATTGTAACACTGGTTGGCGGAACAGTCGGCGGATATATTTCATTTGCCGGGGCCCATCGCTTGTTGGATGCGGGGATAAAAGGAAAAAGGAATTTACCACAGGTAACACAAAGCTCATTGAGCGGAATATTTATTACAGCCACAATGCGATTCATATTATTTCTTGCCGCATTGGGTGTCGTCGCTGGTGGTGCTACACTTGCAACAGGCAATCCTGCTGCTTCTGTTTTTCAATTTGCAGCAGGAGATATTGGCTATAAATTTTTTGGTGTAGTAATATGGTGCGCAGCTATTACTTCAGTTGTTGGAGCTTCATATACTTCAGTTTCTTTTTGGAAAACATTGGTCCCGGCAGTTTCTAAAAATGAAAAACTCATTATCAGCGGATTTATAGTTTTATCAACAATTGTTTTTATAATCGAAGGCAATCCTGTAAACCTCCTGATAAAAGCCGGAGCTATTAATGGCATTATTCTTCCCATCGGGTTGGCAGTTATTTTATTGGCAGCTACAAAATCTTCACTGATGAAAGGGTATAAGCATCCCACCTGGTTACAGGTATTTGGCTGGCTTGTAGTTGCGGTTATGAGCTGGATGAGTTTTGAAACCATCAGGCAAATGCTCGGCAAATAA
- a CDS encoding DUF3817 domain-containing protein, giving the protein MQKKLLHNLRYSGIIEGISFLVLLLICMPLKYIFHKPGFVLVFGWVHGALFVLYAYFVIKAWVVRKWTFKKAFRIGIASVIPLGTFFTDKEIKKEEDGL; this is encoded by the coding sequence ATGCAAAAAAAATTATTACATAACCTTCGCTACTCAGGAATTATTGAAGGCATTTCATTTTTAGTGTTGTTGCTTATTTGCATGCCGCTAAAATATATTTTTCACAAGCCAGGATTTGTACTGGTTTTCGGCTGGGTACATGGAGCATTATTTGTGCTCTATGCTTATTTTGTTATAAAGGCATGGGTGGTGAGAAAATGGACATTCAAAAAAGCATTCCGTATTGGAATCGCTTCTGTTATCCCACTGGGAACATTTTTTACGGATAAGGAAATTAAGAAAGAAGAAGATGGCTTATAG
- the recA gene encoding recombinase RecA, with amino-acid sequence MAKTDKEKTTDMSTNNNSEKLKALKLTIDKIEKDYGKGSVMMMNEKGTAEMEVVSTGSIGLDVALGIGGLPRGRVVEIYGPESSGKTTIATHVIAQAQKKGGMCAIIDAEHAFDSAYAKKLGVDVDNLLISQPDYGEQGLEIADRLILSGALDVVVIDSVAALVPKSELEGEMGDSKMGLHARLMSQALRKLTATIAKTNTICIFINQLREKIGVMFGNPETTTGGNALKFYASVRLDIRRSSQIKDGEEAIGNRVKVKVVKNKVAPPFRSAEFDIIFGEGISKNGEIIDMGVELGIVQKSGSWFSYNTDKLGQGREAVKQLLVDNPELANEIEAKIREKIKEIQAT; translated from the coding sequence ATGGCAAAGACAGATAAAGAAAAAACCACCGATATGTCAACAAATAACAACAGCGAAAAGCTTAAAGCTCTTAAGCTAACTATTGACAAAATTGAAAAAGATTATGGCAAGGGAAGTGTGATGATGATGAATGAGAAAGGAACTGCCGAAATGGAAGTCGTGTCTACCGGCTCAATTGGGTTGGATGTGGCACTTGGAATTGGTGGATTACCGAGAGGAAGGGTAGTTGAGATCTACGGACCGGAATCATCTGGTAAAACAACAATTGCCACACATGTTATAGCACAAGCTCAAAAGAAAGGCGGCATGTGTGCTATTATAGATGCTGAGCATGCTTTCGACAGTGCTTATGCAAAGAAATTAGGTGTTGATGTTGATAATCTTTTGATATCTCAGCCTGATTATGGTGAGCAGGGATTGGAAATTGCTGACCGACTGATTTTATCCGGTGCATTAGATGTGGTGGTAATTGATTCAGTAGCAGCCCTTGTTCCGAAAAGTGAACTCGAAGGAGAAATGGGAGACAGTAAAATGGGCCTTCATGCAAGATTGATGAGCCAGGCATTGAGAAAACTAACAGCTACAATTGCAAAAACAAATACGATTTGCATTTTCATTAACCAGTTGCGGGAAAAGATCGGGGTGATGTTTGGAAACCCTGAAACTACAACAGGCGGCAATGCATTAAAATTTTATGCTTCAGTTCGTTTGGATATTCGTCGCTCTTCTCAAATTAAAGATGGCGAAGAAGCGATTGGTAACAGGGTAAAAGTAAAAGTTGTAAAGAATAAGGTAGCCCCACCTTTCCGTTCGGCAGAGTTTGATATCATTTTCGGAGAAGGGATTTCTAAGAACGGTGAAATAATAGATATGGGTGTTGAGTTGGGTATTGTTCAGAAAAGCGGAAGCTGGTTCAGCTATAATACTGATAAATTGGGCCAGGGACGTGAAGCGGTAAAACAACTACTTGTTGATAATCCTGAACTTGCCAACGAGATTGAAGCGAAGATCAGGGAGAAAATTAAAGAGATACAGGCAACTTAG